The following nucleotide sequence is from Gammaproteobacteria bacterium.
GGTACCGACGCAGGAAGCCGTGTCCAAGCTGGTGGCCGCGCGTCTCGCCGCCGACACCATGGGCGTGCCGACGCTGATCATCGCCCGCACCGATGCCAACGCAGCCAACCTGCTGACCTCGGACATCGATCCGGCCGACCACGCCTTCATTACGGGTGAGCGGACGTCGGAAGGCTTCTACCACGTCAAGCCGGGCATCGACCAGGCCATCGCCCGCGGCCTTGCGTACGCGCCGTATGCCGACCTGCTGTGGTGCGAGACGTCCAAGCCGGACCTGGCCGAAGCGAAGAAGTTCGCCGACGCCATCCACGCCGAATTCCCGGGCAAGCTGCTGGCCTACAACTGCTCGCCGTCCTTCAACTGGAGAAAGAACCTGGACGACAAGACCATTGCCGAGTTCCAGAACGAGCTGGGCGCGATGGGCTACAAGTTCCAGTTCATCACGCTGGCCGGCTTCCACGCCCTGAACTTCTCCATGTTCGCGCTCGCCAAGGGTTACAAGGAAGAGCAGATGACGGCCTACGTCGAGCTGCAGGAAGCCGAGTTCGGCACCGAGTCGCACGGCTACACCGCGACCAAGCACCAGCGCGAAGTCGGCACCGGCTACTTCGACCAGCTCACCCAGGTCATCGGCGGCGGCAAGTCGTCACTGTCGGCACTCAGCGGCTCGACCGAGGAAGAGCAGTTCGAGGAAGAGAAAGCGCGCCTGGCTGCTGTCTGATCAGCCTCGCGCAATGAACCTGGTGG
It contains:
- the aceA gene encoding isocitrate lyase, whose product is MNKLPTAEELKKDWESNPRWKGITRPYAPEEVVRLRGSLPIEYSIARHTAEKLYKMVSEEEYGYVNALGAMTGGQAMQQVKAGLRAIYCSGWQVAADANTSGSMYPDQSLYPVDSVPNLVKKINSTFKRMDEINVQEGIEQDVFAPIVADAEAGFGGVLNAFELMKHMIEAGAAGVHFEDQLASAKKCGHMGGKVLVPTQEAVSKLVAARLAADTMGVPTLIIARTDANAANLLTSDIDPADHAFITGERTSEGFYHVKPGIDQAIARGLAYAPYADLLWCETSKPDLAEAKKFADAIHAEFPGKLLAYNCSPSFNWRKNLDDKTIAEFQNELGAMGYKFQFITLAGFHALNFSMFALAKGYKEEQMTAYVELQEAEFGTESHGYTATKHQREVGTGYFDQLTQVIGGGKSSLSALSGSTEEEQFEEEKARLAAV